ccgcaggatcttagataacacacacaatgtgggactaataatctcaacgcgCCCCTTCACGTGTAGcatcgttgggtctaacacgtggacaataaatcggatgacgcggagtaaaggcacgGTCAGTGACTCATCGCAAatagccttctctgataccatgttagaatatgggcatccaactcaaaaccaattggcaatgagtggaaagGCCCTAaaaattataaaccgcaggatcttagataacccacacaacgtgggactaataatctcaacaacttATGACTAACCTTCCAGAAAATGAAAAACAATAAAACAAGAAAACCGGAAAGAATATCCAAGCTATTGAGGTTAAATATTTGTTATTCAACTGGACGGTAAACACTGATATTTTTAGGGACTTTCGGTTATCAACTTTATTATATAATTGGATGTTGTGATTCACATATCTATGtaactcttctcttctcttttttttttataaattttgcCCTTTctagtaaaaaaaagaaaaagaaaaaaaaaaagtatccaaGCACCCTTTAGAATTCAGCAACTGTCGTGGGTAAATGCAGGACCCGTTGGTTTAGTATAACGCGTCCAAAGGTGAACCTCGCAAATTATGGAATCTCTTATCTTTACCGTATGGACCTTCTCACTTCTCAAACCCAGACCATATGATCTagttattacattgtgaaattcGCAAAACCAACAATCATGCTAGAACTTTCATGGTTTCTTCCCATCTTGCTAATTCCTTCCTTCACCTTCATATTCCTTATCTTCTTCAATACTAGCAAGTCGTCGTCGTCTAAATTGCCAAAATCGTACCCGATAATCGGCTCATCATTCACTCTTCTTGCGAATTTCTACCGGCATAATCAGTGGGCAGCAGAGGTTCTTAGTGCCTGCCCTACTAACACCTATGTCATTACTCTCCTCGGTGCTCGTGTTGTAATAACTGCAAATCCTGAAAATGTCCAGCACATTCTCAAGGATCATTTCTCTAATTACCCGAAAGGTGAAATCCTCAGAAACATCCTCAGTGATTTCCTAGGCAATGGAATATTCAATACTGATGGTGCTAACTGGAAGTTCCAAAGACAAATATCAAGTCATGAATTCAACACCAAGTCGCTTCGTAAGTTCATTGAAGATGTCGTCAAGATGGAGCTTAACGACCGATTAGTTCCTGTTCTCTCGACGACAGCTGAAAGGAACACTGAGATTGACCTGCAAGATATTCTCCAAAGGTTTGCTTTCGATAATATTTGCAAGATTTCGTTTGGGTATGATCCGAGTTACCTTTCCTTGTCACTTGAAAAAAGTACAGAATTTGCAGTTGCATTCGAAGATGCTACCAGGATAAGCAGTGAACGTATCGGGCATATGATCCATTTAGTTTGGAGGGTTAAACGATTTCTCAACATAGGATCAGAAAAGAGACTAAGACAAGCAACGGCAACAATCCGAGAATCCGCAAGAAAAATTGTCAGGCAAAAGAAACAAGAACTGAAAGACAAGTCTTCTTCCGTACTAGATGGCATAGAGGCTGCGGATCTTCTGTCAAGGTTTGTTAAAGACGATAATTTGGACGAAGATTTTGTGATTGATATTGTTATAAGTTTCATTTTAGCAGGTCAGGATACTACTTCAGCAGCTTTGACATGGTTTTTCTGGTTAGTTTCTTGCAATCCTAGAGTAGAAaaagaaatactaaaagaaaTAAACCAAACAGCACAAGGTGAAGCTGGTTACGACGATGTTAAGGACATGGTTTATATTCATGCATCACTTTGTGAGAGCATGAGGTTGTATCCGCCAGTCCCAATTGACAGTAAAGAAGCAGCAAACGACGACATTTTACCTGACGGGACCGTTGTAAAGAAAGGGATGAGAGTCTCATATTCTTCTTATGCAATGGGCAGGTTGGAAAATCTGTGGGGTTCAGATTACAATGAGTTCAAGCCAGAGAGATGGTTAGAGAAAGATTATATTACTGGAAATTTAAGCTTCGTCTCCAAGGATTCTTATATGTATCCGGTCTTTCAAGCAGGTCCGAGGATTTGTTTGGGTAAAGAGATGGCGTTCTTGCAAATGAAGATGGTAGTAGTAGAAGTTTTACGCCGATTTCAAGTAGTTCCAGCTATGAACGATTTTGAACCAGTTTTTATTTCGTATCTGACTTCCAAAATGAAAGGTGGCTTCCCAGTTAAGATCCAAAAGAGAACTACAGATTTCTCTCATTTCGGTTGATTTTCATTAGCACTTTGTATAAATCTCATAGATATTTTGCTGTTGAATATTTATATAGTTGAGAATTACAAAACAATCAAACCGAAATGACAACCATCCGAAACCCTCAaaagacaaaagaaaaagaaaatatggaTGTTGGCGTTTACACACAAAAACTCCAAACTTTAATACATATGAAAAGCAAAATAATGCGAGAGTACTATTAGTTGATTCTACTGCAATTCATCCTGATCTCGCTTTTAGCACCAGTAGGTGGTTTCAAGTTACCCATCTTGATCATGGAATCACCAAAATCTTTCATGAATGCTTCAGGAAAGGTACTGTAACGTCTGACGAGAAAATCAGCTGCACTAAAATCATGCTTGAAGAGTTCTTGGTCAGAATGAAGAAGACCTTTTTGAGCCAACAAGTTATTAAAATATGCATTGTCGAAATTAAACGGGGTTCCATCGAGTGCTACTGTAGTATTATCACCAGTACCGATTACGGGTGGACATATCCTTTGTCGGTCAGCCTGAAAACTTGGTTCGATATTGGTGTCGTTGTAGATCCTGGTTCTGAAGGTGGCACATTGAGCTAAACCAATTGTGTGAGCAGCAGATAGAACTACAAGGTCTTGGAGATTGAGGTTTTTTGAAGCGAAGCTCGTCAGAAGTCCAGTGAGGTTTAGAAATGGTGCTGGTAGGTTAGTGTTTGCGTCCATCCAGCTCGCGTTTAATGAGTCTTGTCTTCCAAGCAACACTTTGTATGATGGACCTCCCAACTAGAAAGTAATTTGAAAACATAAAATCGAGTTAGCTTTcagtcaagaaaataaaaaaatgtttttgataGTAAATTATGGAAATCCAAGTAATTAACGCTTACCTTCGCGACTGAATCACGAGCTGCAACAGCCAAAATGTCAGCACATGAGACCAAATTCCCGCAAGCAGAGTTAACGGCGGCCTTGATTTCATCGATCACCTCAAAACCTCTGATCGAGTTATTGTTAGGAAATGCAGTCATCTCACCGGTGAAATTAGCAGTGTCAGCTAAGAGAACTGAACCATCACAACCCTGTAACAAAAACACAAAGCCATGCAAAATAAGCAGGAGTGATTGATCAAAATACGCTAATCATTAGGTAATTAATTAAATCAACCGTGTCATTACATTGACAAAACAATCATGGAAATGTAGACGGAGTAAAGACGCTCCCATGCGTGGTTCCTTTTCGATCGCCTTCTCAACCAACCCTTTGATGGTAGGAAGTGCCTCAGGACACACTTTTTCGTAGAAATTTGGTGTTAGCTGTGCTTCTGAGGTAACAAAAACAGCAGCGAAAATCACCacacaacataaaaagaaagaagaagaagaaaccattGTGATTAATTAATCGAGTGATTAGCCAATGACAAAGGTTGTTGGATGGCGATAAGAATGAGAGCATGGTTAGTCTTTATATAGATGTAGAAGACAGACTATCACTAAGCATATAATCaatttcatttgagaaaatattctaAGAATATTAAGATTTTCAACTCCTAAACAAGTTATTTTTTGCACGACATACTGGGCAATTTTTAATGATATGACTTGATCAACCGCAACATGCATTCCATATTCTCATTATTAGATACTAACTGGGAAAACAACAACCTCAATCTTTTCTTACCTACTTCACCTGTACCAATCACAACCATAGTCAATAAGGACAATCTCATTTAAGCTTTAACAAATAATGTTAGTGCTAAGCCATAATGCTTAATATAATTTTAGAGAATTAAGTACTCTAGTTACGGCTGAGCAAACATCGTCCAACCCACTGACCGAGTCTGACCGGTCCAATTATATTGGACTGGATACCCGACTCGCCTATAGATGTACTGGACGCCAATCTGAATTCACTGACTTATATCATGTTTGTTTGCATCTGACTCAAAATCTAGATTTAAGCCAATCCTTGACTCGTCGCGAGTAAgatgtcagaccgtttgttttctattttgagtCATTTTTGACTAAACCTCTGACTCAGACCTAACCCCTAATTCAGACCCATTCGAGTTAGGTAACAAAATAAGCCTGACTCATAAGACCAAACCACTTACTCACATATATCATATTTTTAAGTCAGTTAAGTCAAGTCTAACTCAATTTAGGAAATTTCAGTCTTAATCCAGACAACTCAAACGAGTCAAAGACATGGTGTTTCAGTTCGGTTGGAATTTGGATTTGGTGGTTGTGATGAAGATTAGAATTCCATTGGATTTCAGATTTGATGTGGGTCTAAGTGGGACAATCACACCCGTCGGGTTAAGGGTGATTTTGGGATTTTTCTTTTGCAGATGTGATGGAAAGGAATACGCTCCTACTTTTACCATCTGGGCATGCATCATTTAGCCCAAGCAAAAATTGCCGGTTGGCACGGATTTGCAGGCGTCATTACTCATTAGGTAGTGGAAGTAGGTCAAAATATTATTCTcagatacaaaaaataattaaattttgcAAAAAgctcaaaatattaaaatataaaaataaattttacaaATGATCAAAACGTGTTCAGCTAATGTAGTAATATGTTGTTTGagtttagcttgttaggcttacaATTATTTATTATAATACTTTTTGAATAATATCAAAACACAAAAATTAACTTTGAAAAATACCAAAACCTGATATTTCTGGTATTGTAACTAACAACCGGTCTGTAAGAAAGTTGGGTAAGCTTATCTAATTTGATGGATAGTGTAACTACATTAAAAAACAACTGGATGTTTTCCTTAAAACCGCGGTTTTCACCCGCAACCGTCCGttaaattgcgggtgaaaaccaatccgcaagagtctaTGGATCTGACACGGTtgagttttcaaatccgcaaggtttagctgtttggttgcggttggactttgaaatccgcggattcacccgcacccgcaaaaattgagttttagattttagattagattagatatcTCTAACTTAATTACTGGGAATAATAGGTTCGTCCTCTTCAGAGAACATTTCAAGATCTGCataatcttcttgaagaaactCAAGGTTTTGAAACTTCTCGATGCTTTCATGTGATCCACTCTGTGAGTTGTGAGAACTACTGGAAAAAGAAGTTGTGCCCTCCTCTTGATactgaatataaacacaaaataaggTAACAGTTAATTATCCGCCAAAGGTGGTCTAATGTGGACAAGAATCCTACTAAAGCACTAATCCAGAAAATTTATCCTGCTATTTGCCAATTCATAGAGGAAATTAAATTCGTTTTCAAAAACAAGGGgctacatcaaatgattaaacTACACTTATCAGTTGCAGTGTTAATTAAGATTACTACCTAGTAAGTATATATTGTACTCATAATGTGTGCAACAAAACTTTAGCATTTGCTTCattgttattaatttattatcatgGGAGTGTGAcagtgagttaacataaatagagAGATGAGTTATCCATACGAAGAGATTTTCACAGATaggcagactttttttttttaaaaaaaattctaaatctgcggttaatccgcatccggtccgCATCACCCGTTAATCCGTGGATGTCAAATCCGCGGATAATTGGACCGGTTACGATttaattttccaaatccgcaatttTAACGGTTtagttgcgggtgacccctaatccgcaaccgtccgtcctttGCACACCCCTACTACTACCTAAACACAAAAGGCCCGCATAGCTGACAGTCGCCGGGAAGACAAGAGCCCAACTCTATAATTAATGAGACGTTTAGATTTCCTTGTGCATGAAGGAAAAGCTCAATAACAAAAAATACTACTACCAAAAGACAAGAGTCCCGTATAGGTGAGCATAGGATGGATGGATGCTGATTTTGATATCTTTCATGTCCAATCCATCGAAATAACCAGTTTTAAAAAGGTATCCGTATCCAATCCAATCCATTAGCCAACGCCCCTTAATGAGCGGATGAATCGAATGGGTGCAAGTGGATTgcgaattttaagagttttttcttcttcttaaattTAGAGTCCCTATTATCCACTACTAGTAGCAGCCCCCAACAAAATGATGAACACAGTAGTATAAAACATGAGACAAAAACCAGGTAAAACCGTAAAATAGAAGAGTAAGGAAACAAATCATTGTCCCATGTGAAGGTGACAACAACAAAATAGTTTTTCAGAAAATAGATCGATAATGCCAAATGAAATGCACATAATATGAGTTGCAGCAATATTTAATCTCCTTGCCCTCATCCTTGAATGCCAGCAAAGAGTATACCCGTCATTGTTCTGACTTTATCATTTTTTGAGATCCTACACTTAAAGTATATATATGGACAGAGGAATAGGGATAAgcatttgtgtttttatttttttttgaagcaagcaTTTGTCATAATATTTTTCGTATTTATGTATAATACTATGGTTATTTC
This DNA window, taken from Papaver somniferum cultivar HN1 chromosome 3, ASM357369v1, whole genome shotgun sequence, encodes the following:
- the LOC113357795 gene encoding cytochrome P450 94A1-like; translation: MLELSWFLPILLIPSFTFIFLIFFNTSKSSSSKLPKSYPIIGSSFTLLANFYRHNQWAAEVLSACPTNTYVITLLGARVVITANPENVQHILKDHFSNYPKGEILRNILSDFLGNGIFNTDGANWKFQRQISSHEFNTKSLRKFIEDVVKMELNDRLVPVLSTTAERNTEIDLQDILQRFAFDNICKISFGYDPSYLSLSLEKSTEFAVAFEDATRISSERIGHMIHLVWRVKRFLNIGSEKRLRQATATIRESARKIVRQKKQELKDKSSSVLDGIEAADLLSRFVKDDNLDEDFVIDIVISFILAGQDTTSAALTWFFWLVSCNPRVEKEILKEINQTAQGEAGYDDVKDMVYIHASLCESMRLYPPVPIDSKEAANDDILPDGTVVKKGMRVSYSSYAMGRLENLWGSDYNEFKPERWLEKDYITGNLSFVSKDSYMYPVFQAGPRICLGKEMAFLQMKMVVVEVLRRFQVVPAMNDFEPVFISYLTSKMKGGFPVKIQKRTTDFSHFG
- the LOC113357796 gene encoding peroxidase 70-like; protein product: MVSSSSFFLCCVVIFAAVFVTSEAQLTPNFYEKVCPEALPTIKGLVEKAIEKEPRMGASLLRLHFHDCFVNGCDGSVLLADTANFTGEMTAFPNNNSIRGFEVIDEIKAAVNSACGNLVSCADILAVAARDSVAKLGGPSYKVLLGRQDSLNASWMDANTNLPAPFLNLTGLLTSFASKNLNLQDLVVLSAAHTIGLAQCATFRTRIYNDTNIEPSFQADRQRICPPVIGTGDNTTVALDGTPFNFDNAYFNNLLAQKGLLHSDQELFKHDFSAADFLVRRYSTFPEAFMKDFGDSMIKMGNLKPPTGAKSEIRMNCSRIN